cccccccccccatttcagaTGTTACAGAATATGTTGATGTTATTGTCGTCCAGGAGagtaccttttattttggtattttagcTTTAGCTGAAATGTTACTATCTAGGAGCCAACTTTTGCCCAATAGGAAATTATGGAAATCACTCCCCCAGTGGGAACTGGCCCGAACGGGGTGATTTCCTGGAAATAACGAATGGCCTTATGTAAGGAATATGTCTACTtgcttttctcacttttctcGTCACCCTTGGACTTTTCGAAGGCTTATGGAAAAGCATGAAGCAGTTCTTGCCAGCGAAGGTGTCGGAGGGTGACGAGTCGTCTGTGCGCTACAGCAGCAGCGGAGTGAGCCACCTGAGGGGACGTAAGGGTGCCCCTGTGGTGCAGGCCGAACCTGCAGGTTAGTGCCCCGTCAGTCATTTTTGTGTccctgtgggggtggggttgaaGATCATGACTCCAACCTGGGTGCCTCTGTCCCTCCCGTATGGCAGAGTACGCGCAGCCCTTGGTGGGAGGTGTGGTCGGCACACTCGGCCAAAGATCCACCTTTAAGCCTGAAGAAGGAGGCGACCCGGGTTACGCGGACCCCGACACGTACGACGCTCCTCTCACAGACATATACCATGCGTACGCTGAGCCCCTCCCTGCTTCCGGGGCAGAGTATGCGACGCCCATCGTGGTCGACATTGCAGGTTGCTCGGCTGCTGCGGGAACCCTGGGACAGGCATCTATCTCCACCTTCAAAAGGCCTGGCCCTGGGGCCCTCCTCGCAAGGACAGGTAGCGGTCACTCCGGGACGAACGCGCAGTACGACACGCCCAAGACTGCACCCGGACAGGCCCCGCTTACAGAGGACCTGGTCTATCAGGTCCCCCAGAATGGTACCCAGAAAGCACAAGAAGAGAGTAGCTGAAGGGAGCTGCAGAAGGATGGGCAACTCTTCCCATGACTTCCTGCCTTACCTCTCACCCTCTGACGTTAATGCGGGCAGGTAGAGGCCGGACGCTCCCACAAACGCGAGAAGACCTGGGATTGTTCACTGAGAGCACGTAGCCTTATTTCACAGCGTCACCGACGTGGTAAATGTGTACACACCGGTATGTGTGATCAGTGTAGAGCCTTCGAGGGCATCACACCATTCCAGTCCCGTCACTGAAACCAAGCCGATGAATGTTCACTGCTGTTTCTGCAGGCACAGCGCCTTTCGCTTTGGTCTCATCTTTCATTTTCCTGTAACGTCAAACTGTGAGGTTTTTACATTCCGACAGATTTTActctttcttgttttttaatCGTTTTCTACATCGGGAAGCAACACTGATTAGATTCAGTCCGTTAGTCGAGGGGTGGGCAGAATCAGTTTCTGGCCAATGGGTTTCCTGATCCTTTCTCTGCTGACTCAGCTCTTTTATTCCCATTGAAATGAGAATATTGAGTCCCATTTCTTCAGCCCTTGTGGACTTTAATTGTCCATCCCTGTTTTTGACTGCTTCTTTAAACAAATAGCGATCGGCAGCTTTTGTTCTTATGGCACATAGAAACTCGCACTTGTATGTTCTCCATAGAACACCGGGGTCATTGGCCGATTCCCAGCCTTCATCCTTTTACATCGCCCTTTCCAGAGGTCATATTAGGTGAAGGGGGGGGACCTTGAATCTCTCAGATTTTACTATGGTACTGTTTGAAAAGCTTCCTTTGCTGTTTGAGCAGCGTGCTTTTCAAATTGGTGTTTGAAggtagggtgggggggggggtcaccgcTTGAGtttcaaaatgtactgtatgcatgAAATTTCCAAGGTGACAGTGTTTTCTGGAAGCATCAGAACACTTATTTCCTGCTGAAAAGAGTACGGTTCAATCCAGTCACTGTAGTCATGCCACCGAGAAATTCACTCTACTGTTGAGCTGTTGGCTTTGCCTCCTTATGTGTTTCACACTGAGTGATCAGTCGCCACATAACTGTTGTTCACTGTTGGACATGTTTGTTCTAGAACACTTGTACAGAAGCCAAAAATTAACTATTAGAGATGTTCTAATTGTGTGCCAAAGTAGTGTGACTGATACATAATGCCAGTTTGTGGCAGTGTTAATGCCTTTAATACTTTCTCACAAGATTAAAATATCTCACTATTAGTTGGTTTGTGCAGCATGAGGTGTAATGAGCATCATTTGCCGGTGTCAATGGCATGTCAGTCAGGTGTTGTATATTTAGGTTTTCAGATCTGATTTTGCATGCAAAAATGCCCACGTAGGGATTGTCATTATTGGAACTGCCAGACTTCAGGTAGTCTACTAGCAAAAAAGGATGCAACAGCTCTCAAACTGTGAAGCAGTGAGcgatttaatttgcacaaaactGAAGATGCATTTTGGTTAGTCTTCATGCTGCCTTCATTTCCATTGATACTGTTTGTGTAACGATGTCATAACCAGTCGCATCCTGTGCATTGTATACGTGTCTCTCGTCACGTAATATAAATGCGCTCTGAAGGCATTTAGCCAGAATGCGtctctttttaaattgttttacaaGGTTTGAGCGCCGTCCAATCCTCCCCCCCAACTTGCATTAAGCTGGGATTCCAGCACCCGAGCGCCTCTTTAATTGTGGCATGGTTGTACCATTTGAAATGCAGCACACAACTTTAAATATGAAAGCGTCTCACTGTGAATCTACTTAACTATGATGTACTCTGGAGGGTGAGGATATGTTCATAAGTGTGTAACCGATGTGATTCAGCAGTTGTTAGTCTAGTTAACGGCTAGCTGCAATAAGGTATGTACATAAGCTGGTGGAAATCATTGTCAAAAATGAGACCCTTTCATTAGCAGTTTTAGATGTGCAATGTATTTGGTCTTCCAATCACTGACTGTGGGTAGctgtaatgaaaaatgtttcaactAATCAAATCGCATGAATGTACTCCCTGTTGTACCTCTGTGTGCTTTAGTCAGTGGTGTTAGACTGTATagagagaatttaaaaatgtttattgtatgtTTAATAAATGGGTTGTTGGTTATACAGTGTGTCATTTAAATTCAGACTTATTTATAGTTAATCTGACACTGGAATTCTGCCTGTTTTCTTTCATGATTCTAAATACATCAGAATTatctgttcaaaaaaaaaaaatcacaattctAATgccatttttatgcattttatggGGCCACCTTTGACTCCAGTTGACCTGGGGACTTCAGTTTTCAGGCTGTACACCTATGAGTTACTGTTGACACTCCCTGTCTACTGTGGCATAACACCTTTAGAACTGATCTCCTTCAACTAAGTATGAATTTACGTTCTTTGTTATATGGAGCACACAAAGCTAAAAGCACCCGGATCTACGCagttctgttcagttttacatACATGAAGCAATACTGCCATCTCCAGTACAAACACAGCACTGGACACTTACAGGAACAGCCACAGAGCCCAGGCCCttctacgtttacatttattcacttagctgatgcttttctccaaagcaacttgcactgttagtctgcctacaattatttactcatttgtacagctgggttatttttgctggagtaatttagggtaagtaccttactcaagggtattataaccagaggtagggattgaaTCTatagatccaaaggcaatagctctaaccactatgctaccagctgtccccttctGTTTAAAGATCTGTATTGCTTTACTGGGGAACTGAAACACAGTCCACTTGGTGTCCCTGCCTAGTGCTGAGATATTTCAAAATTCAAGTGAAATAATATTGTTATACTAGGGAAATGGCAATATCAGTCATGGGACAGAGCCTATACCCCAGTCTGAAGTGCTGCTACTGACAGCATTCTGGTCCTTAACTCATTCAGTCAATGACCATACCTCATTGTTGTACAAGAAGGATTTCACCTCTCAAACACTGCTGGCAGTGACAAACCAATAAtcttttaatgtaaattcaCTCAATACTTCATTATTTACACTGTATATCACTTTCGAGCAcgtattttgtttaaaaatgtctctCGCTCTAGAAAGTTCTCCTTCCTCCGTGCAATTCTCTTGGAGCGTCTCAGGATTTTGGTCATGTCTACCTCTTCCTCCATtagcttggtctgtgtggaagCCTTCAGAGATTCCACCTCACTCTGTGTAAGCTTGAGTGCCTCCTGGgataatacaaataaacatactttgttaaatgcaaaataatcaGGGCAATAATTTTACAATGATAatagagggagaaaaaaaatacctccACTTGTGACAATTCACTCTTAAGATCAGATGATTCTTTTTCCAATTCACTCAGTCTTGCCTAAAAAGAGAAAACTTGGTTACACTGAAACTGAACCTGCATTTACTTTACTAGAACTTTTATTCAGGTTaatatatggatttttttcctccctaaaCTTGCTTTTTCTAATATTTCTTCATAAAGAGAACATAACCTGTGTTTAGTCCAGTACATGCAAGTAAACTGGACCCCTAGAGCAGACGTATAGAAGTATCTTATAACTTTTCTGCAATTGAACTGTGTTTACAGGCAACACTTGTGTTGCTAATTCTAATAGTGCCGGTAAGGAGATGCAAACTTAGAGGTAAAAGTAGGAACAAAGAAGGTGAAGGTAGCCAGAACATGAACACCGCTAATTTGAGAACTCTGACAACACTTGTCCTTGAACAGCCAAGAGTGTGTGACGATGTATTTGGGTTTAGTAATTGTCAAATCGCTTTCAATGTTACTTGGATTAAACACTTTTACACCTCTTATTGTGGCCATAACCCTTTTTTAAACAGAAGGCAACCCACGAATCAAGACATCTGTATTACTAGCTATAACTAACTTGTGTTAAACTGATTGAGTTAGTGAACAGCACATTAAACAGTTTTCCTGTCTCAGCTGTGTTTACAAAATTAGTACCTGTTTCTCAGAGATTCTTTTCTCCTGGATTTCCACTTCCTTCTGCCACGTTTCTTCTTCTTTACTATAACAAAGAATAATATATTTCCTTCACATGTCAAGCTACCATATACAAATGGTTAAATCTTACTTGTGACAACAGTAAAATTCCCACATTTCCCTCATTTACACACAACGAGTTCAGTTAAGAAAACGACAAACCAACTGCCTTTACATTGAATGCAAGATCATCTCCAATCATTCTTACACCCCACTGAATACCTGCCGAGGTCCTGCAACCTTGCCAGTTTCTCTTCCAGAACCACAGCTTTGGACTGCTCTTTACGTATGGCCTGCTGGACATCTTCAAGGCGGATTTGTGACATAACAGACTTGGGGTCCATTGCCTCCACTTCTGCTGAGTCCAGTTTCTCACTGAGAAAGTCTCTGCCCAGTTGTACGACCCGATCAAAATCAGCAATCTGAAATGTCAGAGGATAAGGAAACTATATTGTATTTCAGAGCAAGAAAAGTCAATTATCATACAATATCAAAGCTGGTTCAGTCCAGTATATGCTGAGTTTAACATGTCTGCTTTTCACAGAGCCTATTTGTAAAAGCAGGTTTTGAAAGTCTGCAACAACCCAAGTACTGAGGCcgcagtgctacccgctgcaacACTGTGCTGTGCCTTCGTACTTTGTGTAACGTGTGCTGACAAAAATAATGGTATTGAAAAAACTGACTGCTTTGACAATCATGTTTGTTCTTTGTTGTTGTAAgagaataaatttaaagtatAAATAGCTCAGATGAACACAATCTGCAAAAACTGCCTCCTTCAAGTACCAGTGTAAATAATGAGCTGTACAGACGCTATCATGAGGTAGCTTCCCGAAGTTCACCAACCCATAATTCCTTACCTCAGCCAGGTCAGCCTGTACTTTGTCTCTTATGGCTAGACAAAGATCCAGTTTATGCTGCTCATCCTTCAGATGcttctgcagcattttcagTTCATCCTGAAAGGCACAATAAGACTCATTTTGAACACAGATTCCTTGTCAGCTAAAAGTCAAAAAAGGGCAAAGGGAAGGTATAAATGCTGAAGTCATTTCCTCAGGCAGCTTTTTTTGTGCATGTCTCACTGAGCTTTGAGTATCTTGGGATAACCCACAAAGACACTTCTTGCTTCCGCCAACACACACTTCTCACTTGTAACTGCCGGATTTGTCTCTCATTTTTAGCGTGCTCCACAAACTCCAGGTCCTCTGTGGTCCATTGGTAGCCCTGCATACCTCTAATGAAGCAATCTGGATTCAACTCCTCCAGATGCACTGCAAAGAAAGTGCAATGGAAATATAGTAGCATGATGACTTTGTTCACTGGCATTTCAGCACATTGACCATGCGGGccagtaatttattttgctaTCGGGGAAAGCAAAAATTTTGGTATGTACTGATCCAGCAATCttgtaacattttaaagtagctttggaaaaatgtctttaataGCACATCTTACAGCATTTTATGTTTGTGGTActtcatttaacaaacacttttctccaaagtaacttccaatgaactccacatgtagtgttatcagcccacacaccttattcatcaaggtgacttacactgctagatacactacttacaacactcacacactgggtgacttagagtcaccaatccacttaaacagcatgtctttggaccgtgggtggaaacccacacagacgcgcagagaacatgaaaactcaacacagaccgagcagggatcaaacccaagccctctcacatcacccaggcacaGCAAGGcggcagcactactcactgtggtGTTACGAGCACCATTTCAATCAACGATGTGGAACTGCTGTCCAGTAACTGGGAGTCAACTCAGAATCACACTGCTTACCACATTTGCTCGTGGCAGAAATGGTGCTCGGCCTTCGCGTCGTCGTCTTCCTCAACTCTTCATCGTGTTGCGGCTCATCCATTTCCCGCGTACTGAAGTCATCTTTTGGCAGAGGAGCCCTGgcgccctgtgtgtgtgtacagtccTGGGGAGGGCATGCAAGGACACACACTGCATTGCTGAGGAGCTGACATGAGTACAGCAAGAGTTCTACAACTTCCCAATGAATGAGGCCGCAAAGGAATCGCTAACTGGTGAAACCTTACAATCAATTGACTCATGTTctagaatcccacctcctgctcctaatacccttgatcaaagtgtGTACTTTCTCACTGTGTCAGTTTGAGTATTACTTAAGTGTGGGGGGGGTTCACTGTAGGAAGCTAAAGAGTGGAAGTCACTGGAGTAAAGCaccatacaaattaaaaaaaatgccagtgtAATTTAGATTATCTGCAGGCGGTGTAGCAGTTAAGGCACTGCAATGGGAAGctccctggttcaaatcccacctactcctattcttaccctgaactgacacgtGACTGGCtgcataaataactgaaaaacatttcaagcTGCCTTACACAAAGGCATCAAAGAAGTAAACCTTAATAATACTATTAAAAAGTGAAGTTTATGCAAATTAGTAAGTCGGGACGCAACAACCTGTGCGGGGCAGAGGATAATTGAGGGAGCAGTGGGAACAGCAGGCCCATTCGGTGCGTATAGGCTTTCAACAGTAtcgtgggtttggatggagcgAAGAGGGACAGTATGTTATTTTCACAGAGACAGAGGGGTCATTATGATTTTACCTTCTTTACTACTGAAGCAGCGCCTGTGACTGTGTGGCGCGGTGAAGAGTCGCGAGACGCTGTGCCGCCAGCGGGCGCCTCCACTTCGCGCGCGCTGCCTGGTGCGCGCGAGCGCTCGTTCCGCTCAGTCGCGGGAGGAGTTCGGGGCAACTGTCTCCCCGTCGGGATGGCGTTAAcggctctcctcctcctggggCTCGATTCCGTGCGGCTCTGCCCGTTTTTCCCGCTCCAGTCCTTGACCTTTGGGCTCACGCTTTTGCTCGTCTTGGCAGAAGTCGTAGTCGGTACCCTTTTCAAACTTCTCCCGCTTTTCACCGCGCTCCCGTTCGACTCCATCGGACCTCAGCCTGGCTGGGTAGGTGACTTCTTCACTTCACTTGGAGTTGTGACTACGTATTCCCCGCACTTCGGTTCAACAAGTGAACGTTCCAAAGCTAAAGTGACACAGTGCTACCTACATTTTGCCTTAAAGACCATCCCTCAGATTAATCCTTAAGTACACAGAGAATTAGGTGTCTGTTGAAATACATACCGAAGTATGCACACAAAAGAACTCTCAGTATATCCAGTTCTGTCCTGTAATTCCATTCTCCATAACGTTTAAATTTTTGTCCGCTGTTCTGATTGGACGACCCGCAGCAGCTGCCCGCGCGATCTCATCCGGGTCATTTCAGTCACAGCGGTGGCCAGCAAGGGACCCTTTTTGCTAATTGAGACCTTTGAATTTGCGATCTTTTGTGCAACTCTGCAATAAACATACACAATTATATAGAAAAGCATGTTAAACTAATGTTTAAAACTGCATACTAGTACAGTAGTATGCACATggaagtgtcttttttttttttacatctccaAAAATGAGGAATTATACTAAAATTACTAATCCACCCTTCTGATTTTActtgtaaaatgtttacatttctaatattgtgtgttgtttttgttgttcctcTCTGCTGCCAAGATATTTATAAATGAGCATTTTGTGATAATTGGAGACACCTGATACTGTAGTGGTTtatagctactgcctttggatccaaaggttgcaggtttgatccccacctctggctgtagtaccattgagcatggtacctaccttaaattgctccagtgaaattacccagctgtataaatgtgtaaattactttaatcttaacattgtaagaggaaaagcatcatctgaatGTAAAGAATTCATTTCAGAATGATTTTTCTGATAattaatccatccattatcaataaccacttgcctAGTCCAGCTTGGTCCAAAGGGTccagcagtccattgcagggtagccatacagactcattcattcacacactaagagtaacttagtcaccaattcatgtGAAATAACTGTCTTTATAAGTTTgtctgggaggaaactggaataCTGGAATGGCATTACAACCTTGTGGTTAAACTGCCAGCCCCCCAACCCGCCTTAGATCAGAAACTTTACAAATTCTGTGAACCTCTTCCCTTGTGGCTTTAACTGAATTTTGCTTACAGGTTCCTTTACGtttactgtcatttatttacatttattcacttagcagacgcttttctccaaagcaacttaaaatggatactatgtagggttactagcccacacaccttattcactaaggtgaaaTTTCTCTCCTATCCATTGTTAATGGTGATGTCTCAAGGTTGTATTTAGGAGTCATCCTCAGTTGAATCTACTAAATtaattacactgaattacaacctaatttcactttcttttcaaaGAGATTGTTTGTTTTGCATGAAAGTGAATATCATACTGTATCTGTTaataagaaaacaatgcaaaattgtcaaaattgaatttatttcagtaaaatggaTCAAATTTTAATCAACCCTTGTTGGAATCACTTTACgatgttattttatattaatagCTAAAATAGTAACAAAGCATAACCTCACCACCACCTGCCTCTGACAGCTGAACTTCTTATAACTGTAAGGATAATGTCAAGTAAATTCTGAAGGAACAGTTAAAGACTTTCAGTCAGCAGAGAAACTCATTCTAAagtagcagtcaaaagttttaGTGCACCTTTACAATTCAACAGAACTAACTCCAGAGTTCTTAGCCTTTTTATTCCCTGGACCCCTTTGGGAgtaggaaaaatgtttaaattcattaaacaaaatacacaggattacaaataaaacaattatagtaaaatatttttatcaaaaTATGAATATTGCCTACATTCATTATTACTTACACCTGTAATTTATATGTTTCACTTTACGCCTTTTACTTACACCTGTAATTTACACCTTTCACTTACACCTTTTagttgggggcgcggtggcgcagtgggttggaccagggcctgctttctggtaggtctggggtttgagtcctgcttggggtgccttgtgatggactggtgtcctgtcctgggtgtgtcc
This genomic window from Scleropages formosus chromosome 1, fSclFor1.1, whole genome shotgun sequence contains:
- the LOC108933145 gene encoding cytospin-A, producing the protein MESNGSAVKSGRSLKRVPTTTSAKTSKSVSPKVKDWSGKNGQSRTESSPRRRRAVNAIPTGRQLPRTPPATERNERSRAPGSAREVEAPAGGTASRDSSPRHTVTGAASVVKKDCTHTQGARAPLPKDDFSTREMDEPQHDEELRKTTTRRPSTISATSKCVHLEELNPDCFIRGMQGYQWTTEDLEFVEHAKNERQIRQLQDELKMLQKHLKDEQHKLDLCLAIRDKVQADLAEIADFDRVVQLGRDFLSEKLDSAEVEAMDPKSVMSQIRLEDVQQAIRKEQSKAVVLEEKLARLQDLGSKEEETWQKEVEIQEKRISEKQARLSELEKESSDLKSELSQVEEALKLTQSEVESLKASTQTKLMEEEVDMTKILRRSKRIARRKENFLERETFLNKIRARK